A section of the Macadamia integrifolia cultivar HAES 741 chromosome 9, SCU_Mint_v3, whole genome shotgun sequence genome encodes:
- the LOC122089140 gene encoding uncharacterized protein LOC122089140, with protein sequence MADKTKTRGNLDFSAPLLSTKRAPLVDPHLSSEDSNANPPCGVVRDISKRVPFSWERAPGMPKDIVVDDLPPPPKLPPARWRRPPSKEAATHSSDADNGGGNSDDDLEDDDEDNDDIYFSDAMDKFLSESLLLGDDNMRKFDHLEIIEATGDRSPGYIIRRVLPATTNAVPSSNCSSSSSSSILPVTSSSSSSCWRNTNRRRVRCPKGLNDNQCAHRSIAESYSTPKACGLALFFPWRTKPMLCGVKSPTRQGSRESQTSAGCFN encoded by the coding sequence ATGGCCGACAAGACTAAAACCCGTGGAAATCTAGACTTCAGTGCACCATTGTTGTCGACGAAGCGTGCTCCTCTGGTCGATCCACACTTATCATCAGAGGATTCCAATGCGAATCCCCCCTGCGGAGTGGTTCGTGATATTAGTAAAAGGGTCCCATTCTCATGGGAAAGAGCTCCTGGCATGCCAAAAGACATTGTAGTAGACGaccttcctcctcctcccaAGCTTCCACCTGCTCGATGGCGGCGTCCTCCTTCCAAAGAAGCGGCTACCCACAGTAGCGACGCCGACAACGGTGGCGGCAACAGTGATGATGACCTTGAGGACGACGACGAAGACAACGATGACATTTATTTCTCAGATGCAATGGATAAATTCTTATCAGAATCATTGCTTCTTGGAGATGATAACATGAGAAAGTTTGATCATTTAGAGATCATTGAAGCTACAGGTGACCGATCACCGGGCTATATTATACGCCGCGTCCTCCCTGCAACTACCAATGCAGTTCCTTCTTCTaattgctcttcttcttcatcttcctcaatTCTTCCggtaacttcttcttcttcttcttcttgttggagGAACACTAACAGGAGGAGGGTTCGTTGTCCTAAGGGATTGAACGATAACCAATGTGCTCATAGATCAATTGCAGAGTCTTACTCCACACCAAAGGCTTGTGGGCTCGCGTTGTTCTTTCCTTGGCGAACGAAGCCTATGCTATGCGGAGTGAAGAGTCCAACCCGGCAGGGATCTCGGGAGTCTCAGACTAGTGCCGGATGCTTTAACTGA
- the LOC122087900 gene encoding importin subunit beta-1, whose product MAMEITQFLLSAQSPDAKIRTEAEGNLRQFQEQNLPAFLLSLSVELSNEGKPPESRRLAGIVLKNSLDAKEAVRKEQLVQQWMGMDASVKLQIKDLLLRTLGSSVSEARHTSSQVIAKIASIEIPRKEWPELIAALLGNMTQQDKPAALKQATLETLGYVCEEISHNDLMQDEVNSVLTAVVQGMNLAEHSPEVRLAATRALYNALDFAQTNFENEMERNYIMKVVCETAMSKEAEIRQAALECLVSISSTYYDVLEPYMQTLFELTSNAVKRDEEAIALQSIEFWSSICDEEIELQEYEAPENSDAAPQNFHFIEKALLSLVPMLLETLLKQEEDQDQDDGVWNLAMAGGTCLGLVSKTVGDAVVPLVMPFVQENIQKADWHSREAATYAFGSILDGPTIDKLSPLVIAAVDFLLNAMKDENSHVKDTTAWTLSRIFELLHAPASGFSVVSPANIQRVVGVLLESIKDAPNVAEKVCGAIYYLAQGYEDAGTNSSILLPYLPDMISSLLSTADRKDSNDSRLRASAYETLNEVVRCANLAEASHIIAQLLPVIMARLGQTMELQIVSSDDREKQGELQALLCGVLQVIIQKLSASDDTKTIILQAADQMMVLFLQVFACRSSTVHEEAMLAIGALAYATGPEFGKYMSEFYRYLEMGLQNFEEYQVCAVSVGVVGDICRALDDKVLPYCDGIMAHLLKDLSNGVLHRSVKPPIFSCFGDIALAIGDQFEKYIPYAIPMMQAASEMSAQMDTDDEEMMDYGNQLRRGIFEAYSGILQGFKSSKADIMLPHASHLLKFIEVVCKDQQREDGVTKAAVAVMGDLADALGPKIKILFKDHSFYGEFLGECLESDDEQLKETATWTQGMIGRVLVS is encoded by the exons ATGGCTATGGAGATTACTCAGTTCCTCTTGTCTGCGCAATCACCGGACGCCAAAATCCGGACTGAAGCCGAAGGGAACCTTAGGCAGTTCCAGGAGCAAAACCTTCCTGCTTTTCTTCTATCCTTGTCGGTTGAGCTTTCAAATGAAGGGAAACCTCCTGAGTCCCGCAGGTTGGCTGGTATCGTACTTAAGAACTCATTAGATGCCAAAGAGGCTGTCAGGAAAGAACAGCTGGTTCAACAGTGGATGGGAATGGATGCTTCTGTTAAGCTCCAGATTAAAGACCTTCTCCTTAGGACCCTAGGATCATCGGTATCAGAAGCAAGGCACACTTCCTCACAAGTAATTGCCAAGATTGCATCGATTGAAATTCCTCGCAAGGAGTGGCCGGAACTCATTGCAGCTTTGCTTGGCAATATGACGCAGCAAGACAAGCCTGCTGCCTTGAAGCAAGCTACCTTAGAAACTCTTGGATATGTTTGTGAGGAGATATCCCACAATGATCTCATGCAGGATGAAGTGAACTCTGTCCTCACTGCTGTAGTCCAAGGCATGAACCTTGCAGAGCACAGCCCTGAAGTTCGTCTTGCAGCAACTAGGGCATTGTACAATGCCTTAGATTTTGCGCAGACCAACTTTGAGAATGAGATGGAGCGGAATTACATCATGAAGGTGGTTTGTGAGACAGCCATGTCTAAGGAGGCTGAGATACGACAAGCAGCTCTTGAATGCCTTGTCTCAATCTCGTCAACATACTATGATGTGCTTGAACCTTACATGCAGACCCTCTTTGAACTGACATCGAATGCAGTGAAGAGAGATGAGGAAGCCATTGCCCTCCAATCAATCGAGTTCTGGAGTTCTATCTGTGATGAAGAGATTGAGCTTCAAGAATATGAGGCACCTGAGAATAGTGATGCTGCACCTCAAAATTTCCATTTCATTGAGAAGGCTCTGTTGTCTCTGGTTCCTATGTTGCTGGAGACTTTACTGAAGCAAGAAGAGGATCAGGACCAGGATGATGGAGTTTGGAATCTGGCCATGGCTGGAGGAACTTGCCTGGGTCTAGTTTCAAAGACAGTTGGAGATGCTGTTGTGCCCCTTGTTATGCCTTTTGTGCAAGAAAACATACAGAAAGCAGATTGGCATAGCCGAGAGGCTGCCACATATGCATTTGGTTCTATTCTTGATGGCCCAACTATTGATAAGCTCTCCCCATTGGTCATTGCAGCTGTAGATTTTCTACTTAATGCAATGAAAGATGAGAACAGCCATGTGAAGGACACTACTGCGTGGACTCTAAGTAGAATTTTTGAGCTATTGCATGCTCCTGCTAGTGGATTTTCTGTGGTTTCTCCTGCAAACATCCAACGGGTTGTTGGGGTCTTGTTGGAGAGCATTAAGGATGCTCCTAATGTTGCTGAGAAGGTTTGTGGGGCAATCTACTACCTTGCACAGGGGTATGAAGATGCTGGGACAAACTCCTCTATCCTACTTCCGTACCTCCCGGACATGATCAGTAGTCTCCTATCAACTGCAGACAGAAAGGATTCTAATGATTCTAGGCTCAGGGCCTCCGCATATGAGACACTGAATGAAGTGGTCAGATGTGCCAATCTTGCAGAGGCCTCTCACATAATAGCACAGCTCCTTCCAGTGATCATGGCCAGGTTAGGACAGACAATGGAGCTTCAGATTGTATCATCAGATGATAGGGAAAAGCAAGGAGAATTGCAAGCGCTGCTATGTGGTGTTCTCCAGGTCATCATCCAGAAACTAAGTGCGTCTGACGATACCAAGACCATAATCCTCCAGGCTGCTGATCAGATGATGGTCTTGTTCCTTCAAGTCTTTGCGTGCCGCAGCTCTACAGTGCATGAAGAAGCTATGCTCGCTATCGGTGCTCTTGCTTATGCCACTGGACCAGAGTTTGGCAAGTACATGTCAGAGTTCTACAGGTATTTGGAGATGGGGTTGCAGAATTTTGAGGAGTACCAAGTCTGTGCCGTCTCAGTTGGGGTGGTTGGTGACATCTGCCGTGCATTGGATGACAAGGTCCTGCCATACTGTGATGGCATTATGGCCCACCTACTGAAAGATCTCTCCAATGGAGTGCTGCACCGGTCTGTCAAACCCCCAATATTCTCCTGCTTTGGAGATATTGCTCTTGCCATTGGTGATCAATTTGAGAAATACATCCCCTATGCAATTCCTATGATGCAGGCAGCTTCAGAGATGAGTGCTCAGATGGATACTGATGATGAGGAGATGATGGATTATGGCAACCAACTCAGGCGGGGCATTTTTGAAGCTTATTCGGGTATCCTCCAGGGATTTAAGAGTTCGAAGGCAGATATTATGCTGCCTCATGCTTCCCATCTTTTGAAGTTCATTGAAGTCGTCTGCAAAGATCAACAGAG GGAGGATGGTGTGACGAAAGCTGCTGTTGCAGTGATGGGAGACTTGGCAGATGCACTTGGTCCGAAGATCAAGATTCTGTTCAAGGATCACTCATTCTATGGAGAGTTCTTGGGTGAATGTCTCGAGTCCGATGACGAACAGCTCAAGGAGACTGCTACCTGGACACAGGGAATGATCGGGCGTGTTCTGGTATCGTGA
- the LOC122089139 gene encoding ethylene-overproduction protein 1-like, with protein sequence MQHNLFTTIRSLKIVDGCKGTQVYALNPSANAAGIGGCGGGGGGDKLHDHLKSSSIHSKSMHNSSINEILLPYGLPVTDLLEPPIEPYLKSVNFVDTLSDVYRRLEGSPSLDKSTVYLEQCSIFRCLSDPKLFRRSLRSARQHAADVHSKVVLSAWLRFERREDELNGSSSMDCSGRNIECPKATLVSGYDPDSVYDPCLCRWNTREDVDVGISMEQEECSTSDEEGDISFCIGDEEVTCVRYNIASLSRPFMAMLYGSFTESRREKINFTHNEISINGMRAVEVYSRTRKLDLFPPDIVLELLRFANRFCCGEMKSACDANLSSLVSNLDDALILIDYGLEETAYLLVASCLQVILRELPKALYNPNVMRLFCSTEARERLAMVGHASFLLYYFLSQVAMEDDMKSNTTVMLLERMGECAVLGWQKELALHQLGCVMLERKEYKDAQTWFQAATDSGHVYSLAGVARTKYKRGHTYSAFKLVNSLISDYKPVGWMYQERSLYCIGKERMMDLQTATELDPTLSFPYKYRAVAMVEEKKIGAAISEINKIIGFKVSPDCIELRAWFNIALEDYDGALRDIRALLTLDPNYMMYHGKVQGDYLIGLLCQHVQQWSQADCWMQLHDRWSSVDDIGSLAVVHQMLANDPGKSLLRFRQSLLLLRLNCQKAAMHSLRLARNHSSSEHERLVYEGWIFYDTGHREEALAKAEESISTQRSFEAFFLKAYALADTSLDTESSSYVVQLLEEALRCPSDGLRKGQALNNLGSVYVDCDKLDLAADCYLNALNIRHTRAHQGLARVYHLKNQRKAAYDEMTKLIEKARNNASAYEKRSEYCDREMARNDLTMATQLDPLRTYPYRYRAAVLMDDHKEAEAIEELTKAIAFKPDLQLLHLRAAFHDSMGDAGSCLQDCEAALCLDPSHTDTLELYNKAHERAIDQQGKR encoded by the exons atgCAACACAATTTGTTCACAACGATTCGTAGTTTGAAGATTGTGGATGGCTGTAAGGGTACACAAGTTTATGCCCTAAATCCATCTGCAAATGCCGCCGGAAttggtggttgtggtggtggtggtgggggagaTAAGCTCCATGACCATCTCAAATCAAGCTCTATTCATTCAAAATCTATGCATAACAGCTCCATAAACGAAATCCTTCTTCCTTATGGGCTTCCTGTGACTGACCTCCTTGAGCCCCCCATTGAACCATACCTCAAATCTGTGAATTTCGTTGATACCCTTTCCGATGTCTATCGTCGCCTTGAAGGCTCTCCTTCTCTTGACAAATCAACAGTCTACCTTGAACAGTGCTCCATTTTCCGTTGTCTGTCGGACCCAAAACTGTTCCGACGGAGTCTCCGTTCTGCACGTCAACATGCGGCTGACGTTCATTCCAAAGTTGTGCTATCCGCGTGGCTAAGGtttgagaggagagaggatgaacTCAATGGGTCATCTTCCATGGACTGTAGCGGACGCAACATTGAATGTCCGAAGGCCACTCTTGTGTCTGGGTACGATCCAGATTCGGTCTATGACCCTTGTTTGTGTCGTTGGAACACTCGGGAAGATGTTGATGTTGGGATTTCAATGGAGCAAGAAGAATGTTCAACGTCCGATGAAGAAGGGGACATCTCTTTCTGCATTGGGGATGAAGAGGTTACATGTGTTCGATACAacattgcctctctctctcgaccATTCATGGCAATGCTTTATGGTAGTTTTACGGAGTCGCGGAGAGAGAAGATTAATTTCACACACAATGAGATATCGATAAATGGAATGAGAGCCGTTGAGGTTTACAGCAGGACAAGGAAACTAGATTTGTTTCCTCCGGATATTGTATTGGAGCTGCTTCGTTTTGCAAACAGGTTCTGTTGCGGGGAAATGAAGTCTGCTTGTGATGCTAATTTGTCATCACTGGTTTCTAATCTTGATGATGCCTTAATATTGATTGATTATGGGTTAGAAGAGACTGCGTATCTTCTGGTTGCTTCTTGCCTGCAGGTCATACTGAGGGAGCTACCGAAGGCTTTGTACAATCCTAATGTGATGAGATTGTTTTGTAGCACGGAAGCTAGGGAGAGATTGGCCATGGTGGGGCATGCTTCGTTTCTATTGTATTACTTCTTGAGCCAGGTGGCAATGGAGGATGACATGAAATCAAACACAACTGTGATGTTGTTGGAGAGGATGGGAGAATGCGCAGTGTTGGGATGGCAGAAGGAGCTAGCATTGCACCAGCTGGGCTGTGTGATGCTTGAGAGAAAAGAGTATAAGGATGCCCAGACATGGTTTCAGGCAGCCACAGACTCTGGTCATGTTTATTCTTTGGCAGGTGTCGCAAGGACCAAATACAAACGGGGGCACACGTATTCAGCATTCAAGTTGGTGAACTCCCTTATCTCAGATTATAAGCCAGTTGGATGGATGTACCAAGAGCGATCTTTGTATTGTATTGGGAAGGAGAGAATGATGGATTTGCAAACTGCAACAGAGTTGGACCCTACCCTTTCATTTCCGTACAAGTATAGGGCAGTTGCAATggtagaagagaagaagattggAGCAGCCATTTCTGAGATCAACAAGATCATTGGGTTCAAGGTCTCCCCCGACTGCATTGAGTTACGTGCTTGGTTCAATATTGCCCTTGAGGATTATGATGGAGCTCTAAGAGACATCAGGGCACTCTTGACTTTGGACCCAAATTACATGATGTATCATGGAAAGGTTCAAGGGGACTACCTGATCGGGCTCCTTTGCCAGCATGTTCAACAGTGGAGCCAGGCTGATTGCTGGATGCAACTGCATGACCGATGGTCCTCTGTTGATGATATTGGCTCTCTGGCTGTTGTACACCAGATGCTGGCCAATGACCCTGGGAAAAGCCTTTTACGATTTCGGCAGTCCCTCCTCCTTTTAAG GTTAAATTGCCAAAAGGCTGCAATGCACAGTTTGCGTTTGGCTAGAAATCATTCTAGTTCTGAGCATGAAAGGCTTGTCTATGAAGGATGGATTTTTTACGACACAGGTCATCGTGAAGAAGCATTAGCTAAGGCTGAGGAGTCCATTTCCACTCAAAGATCGTTTGAAGCCTTTTTTCTTAAAGCATATGCTTTAGCTGACACTAGCCTAGATACGGAATCTTCATCTTATGTCGTTCAACTTCTAGAGGAAGCTCTTAGATGCCCTTCTGATGGTCTTCGGAAAGGACAA GCATTAAATAATCTAGGGAGTGTCTACGTAGACTGTGATAAGCTGGATCTTGCAGCAGACTGCTACTTGAATGCTCTTAACATAAGGCATACACGAGCACATCAAGGCCTGGCACGTGTTTATCATCTCAAGAACCAAAGAAAAGCTGCCTATGATGAGATGACAAAACTGATAGAGAAGGCTCGAAACAATGCATCAGCATATGAGAAACGTTCAGAATACTGTGACCGTGAAATGGCAAGGAATGATCTCACCATGGCAACACAATTAGACCCACTGCGGACTTACCCCTACAGATATAGGGCAGCAG TGCTGATGGATGACCACAAAGAAGCTGAAGCCATTGAGGAGCTTACAAAGGCCATAGCTTTCAAGCCAGATCTGcagcttcttcatcttcgagCTGCATTTCATGATTCGATGGGTGATGCTGGATCCTGTTTGCAAGACTGTGAGGCAGCTCTCTGCCTTGATCCCAGCCACACAGACACACTCGAACTCTATAATAAAGCACATGAACGAGCTATTGATCAACAAGGGAAAAGGTGA